CCTGGTCGAGAAGTCCAACGATCGACGTTGGGCGAAGTGGCACCTCGTCGCTGGCGACATGGCACCGACGAGCCAACCTCAGCTTGATTTCGGTGAGAAATCGAGACCGGCGACACGCAGAGGTCAGACGCGCGGTGACCGGCGGGGCGAGATAGCGTCGCTCCTCAGCAATGGCCCCCTGAGCACTCGCGACCTGGCAAACCAACTCAACATGAGCCCACAAGGGGTCAGGAATTGGATCCTTCGCATGGAGGCCGACGGTCAGGTTCGTGGGACGGTCTCGAATCGCAAAAGTCCAAAGAACCGGTGGATGCTCGTGACGTAGAGCGTTCGCGCCAACGTTCGGCTCGAACGTCGGTGGCTGGCGCGGGTGTGCGCTGGGGCGGCGGGCGGCGGTCGGCGGCTTTCAGCGCGTGTACGCGAGGATGAGTCCGACGGTTGCGATCGTGCCAGCCTGCATCGCGACCATGGTGCCGACCACCCATCGGAGTTGCTTGGCGAAGCCCGTCGCCATCGCCGCGTCGATCTTGTCGAACCGGGCGTCGATCTTGTCGAACCGCGCGTCGGTCTTGTCGAACCGGGCGTCGACCTTGTCGAATCGCGCATCGGTCTTGTCGAATCGAGCGTCCAGTTCGGTGCGCAGGTTGTCGAGGTCGGTTTTGGTAGCGAGTTCGGCAGCGCCTTTTGTGGGGAGGTGTTCCATGAGAGTGTTCGCCGATTCTTCGCCGAGTGCGGCGGTGAGGTCTTTGTGCATTGCGAGTCGGCTCGCGTCGGTGACAGCCATGTTGGTTCCTTCGTCGATGTGATCGTGGAGGAAACCGATTGCCGGGTTTCGAACGGCGCACAGGTCGGAGCCAACTGGCGGCGATCTGCGGTGCATTCGCCATGGTACCCACGCGTTCGGTACACGCAAGCTCGCGGGCGGTGCTCAAACCACCCGCGTTCAGCCTTGGCCCTCAGCCCGAGGCTCGAGCGTCAGCCCCGGAATGGTGCGAGGGCCCGGTACTGGTCGGCGGTCGAGATCATGTCGTCATACAGCCCGCCGCCGTACGCCCCGCGAAGCTTCGCACCGAACACGAAGCGGTTGACGTCGTCGATGCTCGACGTGTTCGACAGTCCACCGATGGCGTGAATCGGCGCGTTCGGGTTGTTGAGGTTGGTTCGGATGCGATCGATGTTTTCGGTCGTGTAGCGGAACGCGTCTCGCCACTCCGAGGTCGCACTGCGGTTCGTCCAATACCCCATCGGCATCCACACGTCATAGAACGGCGCCAGTTCGGTCCACGGGAACTGCGGCCAGTAGTTGAGGTTGAGCACCTCGGTCACCACGGGCGGCAACACGATCGCACCCAGCGGCATCGACGGATACGCCGCCCGCAGCCACTGCGACAGCGACACCAGGCGTGCGTTGCGGGTGGCGAGATCGACCACGGTCGATTCGATGTCCACCCCGATGCCATCGAGGCCCAACTCGGCGGTCTTGGCGAGCAGGTTCTGGTCGACGGCGGGATTCTCGAAGGTCGGCAGATACCAGCCGAACACCTTCATCCCCTTGCTGCGCGCTCGGCTGATGATGCGATTGAGCAGGTCGCGGTCGAGCACGTCGGTGCCGAAGTCGACCTTCGCGGTCTGGATCCACAACGCCGTGATGCCCGCATCGGCCATGCGATCGATGCGGTCGAGGGTGAACGGCGCGGTCGCCCCCGGGGACTTGAAGTTCACCCACGTCGGTGACCAGTCGTAGACGTCAACCCACGCGCTGGTACCCCGGGTGACCTCGGCTCGGGCCGCGCTCGACGCCGCTCGTTCCTGTTCGGCCTGCACCCTCGCCATCAGCTCGGCGTACTGACCGAAGGTCATGATGCGGGTCCACTTGCCGTTCTTGCACTGCAGGATGTGGGTGGCGTCGCGGCCGAACCCGCTGCCGGTGCAGCGCCGACCCGCCACCGCCACATCGCATGCGGTTGCGGTCACCAGCAACGCGGCGGCGATCAACACGACCACCGACCGACGTGCGCGGCGGGGAGTGTGCTGGGGCTGACGGTTCGTGTGGAGGCGGACGTCGGGGAGATTCATGGTGCGCGAGCGTACCCACGCCACCGTCGCTGGCTGGCGCGGTCGGCTGGCTCTGTCCGCGAACTTTGTGCTGAAAGTGACACGTCATGTCACTTTCAGCACAAAGTTCGCGGGCCGACGGCGATGGTGGCCCGCGAGGCGGCGGCGAGTCGGCGGGATGGCGGCGCACCCGCCCCACCCGGTTCGCGTCCGCGGCGCCCCGTCGGGGCGGTAGCGTGAGCGCAGAGCGCCGATCCCGCGGCGACTCAGGGGAACGCACAACACCGGGACAAGGGGACACCATGAGTAATCACGACTCGTTCTACATCGGCGGCCAGTGGGTCGCTCCGGTGAGTGACAACGGCAGCGCTGAGGTCATTCACTCCGCCACCGAGGAACTGATCGCCACCGTGCCGCTCGGCACCGCAGCCGATGTCGACGCCGCCGTCGCCGCGGCCAAAACGGCGTTCGAAACCTGGTCGACCACGCCCGCCGACATCCGCGCCAAGTACCTGCGCGACATCAGCGCCGGTCTCGCCGCCCGCTACGGCGACATCGCCACCACCATCCAGTCCGAGGTCGGATCGCCCAAGACGTTCTCCGAACTCATCCAGGCTGGCCTCGCCGTGTCGGATTGGGAGAACTACGCCGCAATCATCGAGACCTACGAGTGGGAAACCCAACTCGGCAACAGCCTCATCGTGCGCGAGCCGATCGGCGTCGTCGGCGCGATCACGCCGTGGAACTACCCGCTGTATCTCATCGTGTGCAAGCTCGGCCCGGCCCTCGCCGCCGGCTGCACCGTCGTGTTGAAGCCCTCCGAAGTCACGCCGCTCAACGCCTATATCCTCGCTGAGGTCATCCACGAGGTCGGCCTTCCCGCAGGCGTGTTCAACATGGTCATCGGCGACGGACCCACGGTCGGATCGGCGATGTCGAAGCACGCGGACATCGACATGATCAGCTTCACCGGCTCGGGCCGTGCGGGCGCGCAGGTCACCAAGGATTCTGCCGACACCGTCAAGCGCGTCGGGCTTGAACTCGGCGGCAAGTCGGCCAACGTGGTCCTCGATGATGCCGACCCCGCGGCTGTCGCCATGTCGGCCGTGTTCGGCTGCTTCATCAACTCCGGCCAGACGTGTTCGGCGCTCACCCGCGTGCTGATCCCGGCGAGCCGCGAGCAGGAATACCTCGACGCGATCGTGGCGGAGGCGTCGAAGGTGCACCTCGTCGACCCGCACGAAGAAGCTCCGGACCTGTTCCACGCCCTCGGCCCGCTCAGCTCGAAGGCCCATCAGGAGCGGGTGCGTTCGTACATTCAAAAGGGCATCGACGAGGGCGCACAGTTGGTGCTGGGCGGACCCGAGCAACCCGAGGACAAGGAGAAGGGTTTCTACGTGAAGCCGACCGTGTTCGCCGGCGTCACCCCCGAGATGTCGATCGCACAGGAGGAGATCTTCGGCCCGGTGCTGTCGGTGCTCACCTACACCGATGACGACGACGCCGTGCGCATCGCCAATGGCACGATCTATGGCCTGTCGGGAGCGGTGCAATCGAACGACCTCGAGCGTGCCAAGGGAATCGCCCGCCGGATGCGCACCGGCCAGGTCGACATCAACGGCGGATCGTTCAACGCCGTGGCACCCTTCGGCGGCTACAAGCAGTCGGGCAACACCCGCGAGCGTGGCCAGTGGGGTCTCGAGGAATTCCTCGAGACAAAGTCGATCCAGCTTCCGTAACCAGGTCCTACCTCGCCTTGCCTGTTCTCCGATAGCCAGTGGTCGTGATCACGACCACTGGTTATCGGGAAACGGGCTGGGGTGGGCTCAGAAGTGGGGCGGTAGCGCGTTACGCAGCGGTCGGGGTGAGATCGTCCCACTCCCGAACGATGGTCGATCCCGGCTGAGCGGACCGCAGGAGTGGGAAGAGCTGGTCGAGAGTGCGGGCGGTGTCGGCGGTGAGCCACCGGGTTTCGCAGTGCGAGCACTCTTCCATAGGAACGTCCCGTACCACGATCACGACCCCATTACGTTCCAGCAATTTGGAGTGGCGAACACAATGACGCTCTTCGCTTCCACAGGCAGTGCACCGCATTATCGCTTCCTCCTTCGGAAGTCGTGAGACCATCGGTTGGTCGTCGGTTCGTACACGGTGACGACCCGCTCTTCACGGCGATGACGGTCAACGAGGACTACGACGTGAAGCGGTCGAATCCAGTGTAGGTACAGGATCACTTCCTTTGTGGAGCGATGATCCACCTCGATGTCCTCGATCACTTCGGCTGAGGTTCGCAGGAGGTACTCGAACTCTGAATACGTGAGGTCGATCGCGATGAGCTTGTCGTAGGCGTGCTCCGTGATGACGATCGGAAAGGTCCACGCTTTCGGACGTTGCGCGCTTGCCAACTGGGTTCCTTCGCTAGTCCGTGTATACGGGCCTGTGGCGAAGTGGCTCAGGCGATCATGTTGGCAGATACGGTGCGGCCGCAGGCGTCGCTGCCCTTGGCGAGTCTATCTCACCTTGTCGAGCAGGTATTGGTCGACGCGGCGCCCTACCTCGCCTTGCCTGTTCTCCGACAACCAGTGGTCGTGATCACGACCACTGGTTATCGGGAAACGGGCTGGGGTGGGCTCACGTAATGTCGAGAGGCGATGTCCGACCGCGCCGCAGACCTCGACGAACTGAGCCCCGCTGAACTCGCCGCGCGCGAAGCTGTCGCCGCCGACGCTCCCGCGGCCGTCGCGGCAGCGGGCGCCGTGGCGGGCGCGGCCGACGAGCTCAACCGGCTCGTCAGCACCGATCGCAGCACCCTGTATCGCGACGGCGCCCGACTCGTCGCCCGGATCGCTCGCGCTCATCCGGCCCCGATGGTCATCTCGGTCGCAGCGGCCTTCCTGTTCTCGGGCGCCACCGTGTTGGGCACCGTGGTGCTCGGCCGTATCACCGACGAGGTCATCACCCCGGCGTTCGGTGACAAGGGCGTGAGCGCCTCGACCTTGTGGGCGGCCTTCGCTGCGGTCGTCGTCATGTCGCTGCTGCGCGGTTCGGGCGTCATCATCCGGCGCTACTTCGCGGCGGTGTTGGAAGCCTCGATGCAAGCGACACTGCGCCGCGGCGTCGTCGACAAATACCTCACCGTCCCGCTGCGCTACTACCACACCAAACCCACGGGCGAACTGCTCAGCCGCACCGACTCCGACGTCATCGGAACCACCACGATGATCAAGGCGTTGCCATTCAGCATCGGCGTTGCCGCGCTCGTCGTGTTCGCCCTCATCTCCCTCGCGGCAGCGGACTGGACCTTCGCCCTCATCGCGGTCGTCATGTTCCCGCTCATCACGCTGTTGTACCGCATCTACTCGGGCCTCGCCGTCGACCCGATCCGCCGCTCGCAGGAACGCATCGCCCACGTTTCGGCGGTCGCTCACGAGAGTTTCGACGGAGCGCTCGTCGTCAAGACCCTCGGCATCGAAGACGTCGAACGAGACCGATTCGCCGCCGCTGCCGACGAGCTCCGCCAAGAGCGCTACCGACTCGCTGCGCTTCGGGCGTTGTTCGAACCGGTGCTCGAGGTGCTGCCCTCGGTCGGCACGATCGTGCTGGTGCTCGTGGGAGCATGGCGGATCGATAGCGGCGCGGCGTCGGTCGGCAACCTCGTGCAGGCGGCCGCGATGTTCTCGCTGTTGGCCATGCCGATGCGCATCTTCGGGTTCTTCCTGCAGGAACTGCCGCGGTCGGTGGTGTCGATCCGCCGAGTCGATGAGGTGCTCGACGAGGCCGACGAGCCCGATGGCGCCGGGGTGGTGGCGCCCGACCGCGACCGCGCCGTGGGCGTCCGGTTCGACAACGTCACCTTCTCCTATGGGACATCGACGCCGGACGAGGTGGGCGAGGGTGTCGGCGTGGACGCGGGCGAGGGCGGTGTCGAGGTGCTGGACGGTGTGACCTTCGAAATCGCACCGGGCGAAACCGTGGCGCTCGTCGGATCGACCGGATCGGGGAAGTCGACCATCAACGACCTCCTCATCCGGGTGATCGACCCCGATTCGGGAACGATTTCGGTCGACGGCCACGACATCTCCACGATCGATCGTCAGTCGCTGAGCTCGCTGGTGCGCATCGCGTTTCAGGAGAGCTTCCTGTTCTCGACGACGATCCGGGACAACATCGTGCTGGCCGCCGGCGGCGGTGCTGCTGGCGGTGGTGAAGCCGGCGATAGTGACCTCGACGCCCGGCTCGAACACGTGGCGCGCGTCGCTCGCGTCGACCGGTTCGTCGAGCGGCTCCCAGCGAAGTGGGACACGGTCGTGGGGGAGCGCGGCGTCACGCTTTCGGGTGGCCAGCGCCAGCGCGTGGCCCTGGCTCGGGCATTGATGGGCTCACCCAAGGTGCTGTTGCTCGACGACGCCACCTCCGCGGTCGACCCCACGATCGAGGCCGAAATCCTCGCCAATCTCCGCGCCGAGCACGCCACGCTCATGGTGGTCGCTCACCGACTGTCGACCATCTTGTTGGCCGACCGGGTCTTGTTCCTCAATGACGGCCGCATCGCAGGTGACGGCACCCACGCCGACCTCCTCGCCAACCCCGACTACGCCGCGCTTGTGCATGCGTACGAGGAAACCGAGACCGACGAGGTGGAAGGGGAGGGCGACGATGACTGACGCTCGTCCGGCCGGCGCTCGTCCCGCCGACGACCTTCCGGCCGGCGCTCGTCCCGCCGGCGCTCGTCCGGCCGGCGCATGGTCGGTGCTCAAGCGCGGCCTCGCCGAATCGCCCGAACTTCGCCGCGGGGTCAAGAGTTCGGCAGCCGTCGGCATTCTCATCGCCATCAGTCGCCTGGTCATCCCGATCGCCGTCCAACAGATCATCGACCGCGGCATCACCGGCCCCGACGGCTTCCGGCCGGGCTTCGTCATCGGCTGCTGTTCGGCAGCGCTCGCCGCGCTCGTGCTCGTGGCCGTCGGCGGGCGTTTCACCTATTACCGGATGGCCCGTGTCGCCGAGGACACCCTCTATGGCCTGCGGACCCGGGCGTTCGATCACATCCACCGTCTCAGCCTCAGCACCCACACCGAATCGAAACGGGGAGTGCTCGTGAGCCGGGTCACCTCCGACATCGACACCCTCACGCAGTTCGCCGGTTGGGGAGCGCTGAGTTGGATCATGAACTCGGCGGTGCTCGTCGGTGTGCTGCTCGTGATGTTCGTCTACTCGTGGCAGCTCACGCTCATCACGATCGCGGTGATCATGCCGGTGGTTGTGGTGTTGCGTTCGGTGCAACGGCGTCAGATCGCGGCCTACGACGAGGTGCGCAACGCCACCGCGGCCACGTTCTCGGAGATCTCCGAGTCCGTGATGGGCGCCCGCGTTCTACGGGCCTACGACCTCAACGGACGTGCCCGTCGAAACCTCCACTCCGCCATCGCCGAGCAGCGCCGCACCACGTTGAAGGCCGCCTGGTATGTGGGGCTGATGTTTCCGATCGCCGATGTGTTCTGCGCGGTCGCGCTCGGAGCGGTGATCGCCACCGGGGCCAGCGTGGGGGTCGACTGGGGCCTGAACGCCGGGTCGCTGGTGGCGTTGATGTTCCTCGTGAATCTGTTGCAGCAGCCGATCGGCGAGCTCGGCGAGGTGCTCGACCAGACCCAGTCCGCCATTGCCGGGTGGAGAAAGGTGCTCGACGTGTTGGACACCCCCGTCGACGTCGTCGAGCCGGTTGACGGGGTTCGGTTGCCGGCGGGTCCACTGGATATCGACATCGATCATGTCGATTTCTCCTATGGTGACGGCGCGCTCGTGTTGAACGACGTCGTGTTGAAGATCCCCGCCGGCACCAACCTGGCGATCGTCGGCGAGACCGGCTCGGGAAAGACCACGCTCGCCAAACTGATCTGCCGTCTCGCCGACCCGACCGGCGGCGAGATCCGTGTCGGAGGGGTCGACCTTCGAGACGTCGACGCCCAGGCTCGCACCCATGCCATCCGCATGGTTCCCCAGGACGGCTTCCTGTTTGAAGGCACCGTCGGTGACAATATTCTGCTCGGCCGGACCCGCTATGACGGACGTCCCGCCGGGGCACTCGATGCGATGGCGGCGATCGACGCGCTTGGACTGCGATGGTGGGTCGACTCGTTGCCCGACGGCCTCGACACCCACACCGGCGAACGTGGCGACAACCTCTCGGTCGGCGAACGGCAACTCGTCGCGCTGGCCCGAGCCCAGCTCGCCGATCCCGGCCTGCTGATCCTCGACGAGGCGACCTCGGCCGTCGACCCCGAAACCGAACGAGCGCTTGCCGGCGCCTTGTTGCGCCTCGCGCAGGGGAGAACGACGGTGTCGATCGCCCACCGGCTTTCCACCGCCGAGGCCGCCGACCTGGTCGCGGTGTTCGACCGCGGATGCCTCGTCGAGTTGGGTGCGCATGACGAACTCGTCGCGGCCGGCGGGGTGTACGCCGGCCTCTACGGGTCGTGGGTCGGTAACACCCGCGCCTCATAGCCCTGCCAGCGCTAGCCCGCCCCGCCTGGCCGCCCGCCCGCCTGGCCCTGCCTGGCCCGCCGGCCCAGCCCGACCCGTTCTCCGATAACCAGTGGTCGTGATCACGACCAGTGGTTATCGGAGAACAGGCCGAGGGTGAGTAGGGGGACAGCCCCCATAGATGCCGGCCCCGCCAACGGCGCACGATCGACCGATGAAGATCGATGCAGCTGACCTGGCCGAGCGAACCCACGGGCTCACAACCACCTGGTGGCTTCGCGCCGCGGGAATGACCCGATCCGAGATCCGCTGGCTCACTCGTTCGGGGCAGTGGGAAGACCTGGGCAACGGGGTGTTGCGACGCAAGGGGACGCCGCGCACCGTCGAACAGCAGATGCTCGCTGCGGTGTTGCTCGTGGCCGGACGTCGCGGCCATGCGGCGGTCTCCTATGAGTCCGCTGGGTGGTTGTGGTCGCTCGACGGAATGCGCCCCCGGCCGATTCACGTCGTGACAACCCGCAGCCGGGTGACGACCGCGCCTGAGGGGAGCCGAATTCGTCGCATGGAGGAACTGCCCGCGCGTTGGACGACGCAGATCGATGGGATCACCGTCTGTCGCCCCGAACTGTTGGCCCTGCACCTGTTCGCCGACTTTCGTGAGGAGACGGCGATTCGTCGAGTCGAACAGATGTGGTCGAAACGGCTGCTGTCGGGGGCATCGATCATCCGATTCTTGGCGCAACTCGGCGAGCGGGGTCGAGACGGCACCGCCGGGCTGCGCCGATACATCGACGAACGCGGACCCGACTACACGCCGCCGGCCTCCGGCATCGAGGCGCGGGCGATGACCCTGTTCGAGTCGAACCTGATGGAGTTTCGGCGACAGGTCGATACCGGTGCCGCCGACTGGACCGGGCGGGTCGACTTTCGTCACGAGTCGTTGCCGGTCGTGGTCGAGGTGATGAGCGAGCGATACCACCGTGCGCTCGTCGACGTGCAGGCCGATGCCCGACGCACCGCTCAGTTGGAGTCGGACGGATTCATCGTGGTCGAGGTCTGGGACGACGAGCTGTTTCAACGTCCGGGTCCGATCCTCGAACGGGTTGACGACGCGTTGCGCGAAGCCCGCGCTCGAGTCAGCGCCCAGGCCCGAGCGAAGGCCCGCGCCCAAGCCGGGAGTCAGGCCGGGAGCCTGCCCACCAAACCCGTTCTCCGATAACCAGTGGTCGTGATCACGACCACTGGTTATCGGAGAACAGGCGGGGGCGAGCGGGCCGACGTATTCGATTGTGATACAAAATGAGGGATGAGTATTTCGACATCGATCTGCTCGATGAGTTCGACCCGTTCGAGATTGACCGTCAGCTCGCGCACCTGTTCAAGCACGCGTCGCTTGGCGTTGCTGACATCTACGACGTCTGGGCATCCGCACCGCTCTTCTACCCGGCGAAGCCGCCGGCGCACTGGCTGATGGTTGCCGAAACAGGTGGGGTGGTGTTGGTGGTGCCGTTGGCTCCGGCGCGTGCAGGCTCCGTGACGAAGTGCCGTCCGATCGGCTGTTACGTCGCGTCGCAGGCCCTGGCGGTGAAGTATCGGGAGGATCGATGAGTAAGCGCGAGCCAAAGAGCGCGGCCGACCAGGCGGAGATGACGCCGGCGCAGGAGTTCCACTTCTACGAGCAAGACGAGAACCAGATCCCGCAAGGTCCACCCCGTCGGCGGAAGCGGTCGAATCTGAGCGAGTTGGTGCCGGTGCGGTTTGAGCCTGCGGTGATAGATGAGGTTCGAAGCCGGGCAGCGGCCGACGATCGCTCGGTGTCGAGTTGGATTCGGCGCGCGGTCGAACGGGAGTTGGAACGACAGCCGCCGTTCTCCGATAACCAGTGGT
The DNA window shown above is from Microthrixaceae bacterium and carries:
- a CDS encoding CopG family transcriptional regulator, with the protein product MSKREPKSAADQAEMTPAQEFHFYEQDENQIPQGPPRRRKRSNLSELVPVRFEPAVIDEVRSRAAADDRSVSSWIRRAVERELERQPPFSDNQWS
- a CDS encoding ABC transporter ATP-binding protein/permease, which codes for MTDARPAGARPADDLPAGARPAGARPAGAWSVLKRGLAESPELRRGVKSSAAVGILIAISRLVIPIAVQQIIDRGITGPDGFRPGFVIGCCSAALAALVLVAVGGRFTYYRMARVAEDTLYGLRTRAFDHIHRLSLSTHTESKRGVLVSRVTSDIDTLTQFAGWGALSWIMNSAVLVGVLLVMFVYSWQLTLITIAVIMPVVVVLRSVQRRQIAAYDEVRNATAATFSEISESVMGARVLRAYDLNGRARRNLHSAIAEQRRTTLKAAWYVGLMFPIADVFCAVALGAVIATGASVGVDWGLNAGSLVALMFLVNLLQQPIGELGEVLDQTQSAIAGWRKVLDVLDTPVDVVEPVDGVRLPAGPLDIDIDHVDFSYGDGALVLNDVVLKIPAGTNLAIVGETGSGKTTLAKLICRLADPTGGEIRVGGVDLRDVDAQARTHAIRMVPQDGFLFEGTVGDNILLGRTRYDGRPAGALDAMAAIDALGLRWWVDSLPDGLDTHTGERGDNLSVGERQLVALARAQLADPGLLILDEATSAVDPETERALAGALLRLAQGRTTVSIAHRLSTAEAADLVAVFDRGCLVELGAHDELVAAGGVYAGLYGSWVGNTRAS
- a CDS encoding DUF559 domain-containing protein, with product MKIDAADLAERTHGLTTTWWLRAAGMTRSEIRWLTRSGQWEDLGNGVLRRKGTPRTVEQQMLAAVLLVAGRRGHAAVSYESAGWLWSLDGMRPRPIHVVTTRSRVTTAPEGSRIRRMEELPARWTTQIDGITVCRPELLALHLFADFREETAIRRVEQMWSKRLLSGASIIRFLAQLGERGRDGTAGLRRYIDERGPDYTPPASGIEARAMTLFESNLMEFRRQVDTGAADWTGRVDFRHESLPVVVEVMSERYHRALVDVQADARRTAQLESDGFIVVEVWDDELFQRPGPILERVDDALREARARVSAQARAKARAQAGSQAGSLPTKPVLR
- a CDS encoding DUF4258 domain-containing protein translates to MASAQRPKAWTFPIVITEHAYDKLIAIDLTYSEFEYLLRTSAEVIEDIEVDHRSTKEVILYLHWIRPLHVVVLVDRHRREERVVTVYEPTTNRWSHDFRRRKR
- a CDS encoding aldehyde dehydrogenase family protein, whose protein sequence is MSNHDSFYIGGQWVAPVSDNGSAEVIHSATEELIATVPLGTAADVDAAVAAAKTAFETWSTTPADIRAKYLRDISAGLAARYGDIATTIQSEVGSPKTFSELIQAGLAVSDWENYAAIIETYEWETQLGNSLIVREPIGVVGAITPWNYPLYLIVCKLGPALAAGCTVVLKPSEVTPLNAYILAEVIHEVGLPAGVFNMVIGDGPTVGSAMSKHADIDMISFTGSGRAGAQVTKDSADTVKRVGLELGGKSANVVLDDADPAAVAMSAVFGCFINSGQTCSALTRVLIPASREQEYLDAIVAEASKVHLVDPHEEAPDLFHALGPLSSKAHQERVRSYIQKGIDEGAQLVLGGPEQPEDKEKGFYVKPTVFAGVTPEMSIAQEEIFGPVLSVLTYTDDDDAVRIANGTIYGLSGAVQSNDLERAKGIARRMRTGQVDINGGSFNAVAPFGGYKQSGNTRERGQWGLEEFLETKSIQLP
- a CDS encoding ABC transporter ATP-binding protein/permease; the encoded protein is MSDRAADLDELSPAELAAREAVAADAPAAVAAAGAVAGAADELNRLVSTDRSTLYRDGARLVARIARAHPAPMVISVAAAFLFSGATVLGTVVLGRITDEVITPAFGDKGVSASTLWAAFAAVVVMSLLRGSGVIIRRYFAAVLEASMQATLRRGVVDKYLTVPLRYYHTKPTGELLSRTDSDVIGTTTMIKALPFSIGVAALVVFALISLAAADWTFALIAVVMFPLITLLYRIYSGLAVDPIRRSQERIAHVSAVAHESFDGALVVKTLGIEDVERDRFAAAADELRQERYRLAALRALFEPVLEVLPSVGTIVLVLVGAWRIDSGAASVGNLVQAAAMFSLLAMPMRIFGFFLQELPRSVVSIRRVDEVLDEADEPDGAGVVAPDRDRAVGVRFDNVTFSYGTSTPDEVGEGVGVDAGEGGVEVLDGVTFEIAPGETVALVGSTGSGKSTINDLLIRVIDPDSGTISVDGHDISTIDRQSLSSLVRIAFQESFLFSTTIRDNIVLAAGGGAAGGGEAGDSDLDARLEHVARVARVDRFVERLPAKWDTVVGERGVTLSGGQRQRVALARALMGSPKVLLLDDATSAVDPTIEAEILANLRAEHATLMVVAHRLSTILLADRVLFLNDGRIAGDGTHADLLANPDYAALVHAYEETETDEVEGEGDDD